From Triticum urartu cultivar G1812 chromosome 2, Tu2.1, whole genome shotgun sequence, a single genomic window includes:
- the LOC125541768 gene encoding protein AUXIN-REGULATED GENE INVOLVED IN ORGAN SIZE-like, with translation MFLSARNESSESEDIQELINSGLKCNASTPADDMESGRGGARAAGSTSSSSPLPMVLPSEQKARYSTEEDPSRCSCSDSFFGKYFSFLLLMFVTASLVILPLVLPPLPPPPSMLMLVPVAMLVMLLVLAFMPTSGGRSATGPTAYL, from the coding sequence ATGTTCTTGAGCGCAAGAAATGAGTCTTCCGAGTCGGAGGACATCCAAGAATTGATCAACAGTGGCCTCAAGTGCAACGCATCCACGCCAGCCGACGACATGGAGAGCGGCAGAGGCGGGGCACGAGCTGCCGGAAGCACGTCGTCGTCATCGCCCCTGCCCATGGTTCTGCCGTCCGAGCAGAAAGCACGGTACAGCACGGAGGAGGATCCCAGTCGTTGCAGCTGCAGCGATAGCTTCTTCGGCAAGTACTTTTCATTCCTCCTGCTCATGTTCGTCACCGCGTCGCTGGTGATCCTCCCGCTCGTCCTGCCACCGCTGCCTCCGCCTCCGTCGATGCTGATGCTGGTGCCAGTGGCAATGCTGGTGATGCTCCTGGTGCTGGCGTTCATGCCGACGTCAGGCGGCCGCAGTGCGACGGGCCCGACTGCCTACCTGTAG